Proteins from a genomic interval of Diospyros lotus cultivar Yz01 chromosome 6, ASM1463336v1, whole genome shotgun sequence:
- the LOC127804878 gene encoding disease resistance protein RPV1-like isoform X2, whose product MGASSSTCSSFMSTNDGAKYDLFVSFSGQDIRDSFRSHFCKALSRENIHFFVDDKLKRGDEIWPALSRALEESRISVVIFSKDYPSSKLCLHELVKILECKKTNEQIVIPVFYQVNPSDVRSFGDAFINHENISEDEKQLWRAALTEASNLPGFDSSKIRPESKLIDEIIKDISDKLKDISPSSNPKGLIGIDSRIERVKSLLCIGKSDYEVVGIWGMGGIGKTTIAEAVFNQISGQFEGNCFIANVREESKRCGGLVHLRKKVLSQILEEEYVDFGTPNISQFMKSRLKRKKVLIVLDDVNTLNQLQTLAKQLDGFGPGSRIIITTRDKRLLRNCGVNKIYEVEAFNNHEARKLFCKYAFKQDNPHKDLMVFVDKVVSYAKGNPLALKVMGASLYQKTIQDWESALNKLNKVSDPDIQNLLKLSYDGLNKEEKEIFLDIACFFKGSGRDIVTRILDGCYFAAEFGLSVLIDKSLITISSLDTINMHDLLQELGHELVRQESFSQPGKRSRLHNQKDVCLVLRRNMGTEAVKSIFLNMSEMKGMHINSPIFENIWNLRFLKFYDVPNYISKVHCPNHLPDGMRYLHWDGYPSKALPSSFNSEKLVELHLCGSKLKQLWDGAMDVPNLRRLDLSGSQHLTRIPEFSNAPCLECVNLQSCKNLLDSGSSFQHLEGLRLLSLYFCEKFRSFPKLAGNIENLYLLGAAIEEVPSSIESLTKLSTLDLSNCAMLKQISPNIFKLKSLRSLFFGGCSNLEIFPEIPETLESLKELDLSDTAIKELPLSIENLIRLSKLHMRWCKSLETLPSSICNLRSLAYLDITNCSKLNKLPENLGNLKSLVYLFAFGTTICRLPSSLTFLEKLEGLDCSGLRGLTLPPKLGLLHSLTQLNLKDCNVIEVPEDIGCLSSLGELDLSGNDFESLPKSIKQLSRLRWLYLNNCEMLQSLTELPSGLLHMEAVNCKQLQSLPDASYFAESVIACGSYGGRLNFMFTYCMNLDQKLLSKVLKESLLIIQSQKEFIEKVHVNVTYSGTEVEAVV is encoded by the exons ATGGGCGCTTCCTCATCAACTTGTTCATCTTTCATGTCCACCAATGATGGAGCAAAGTATGATCTCTTTGTTAGTTTCAGCGGTCAAGATATCCGAGACAGTTTTAGAAGTCATTTTTGCAAAGCTTTGTCTCGTGAAAACATACACTTCTTCGTTGATGACAAACTCAAGAGAGGTGATGAAATCTGGCCAGCACTTTCAAGAGCACTTGAAGAATCAAGAATTTCGGTAGTCATTTTTTCGAAAGACTATCCTTCGTCAAAATTGTGCTTGCATGAACTtgtaaaaattcttgaatgtaAGAAGACAAATGAGCAAATTGTTATACCTGTCTTCTATCAAGTAAATCCATCTGATGTGCGAAGTTTTGGGGATGCTTTTATTAACCATGAAAATATATCTGAAGATGAGAAGCAATTATGGAGAGCTGCCTTGACTGAAGCATCCAATCTACCAGGATTTGATTCCTCAAAAATTAG GCCTGAATCCAAACTTATAGATGAAATTATTAAAGATATCTcagataaattgaaagatataTCGCCCTCAAGCAATCCAAAAGGCTTAATTGGAATAGATTCACGTATTGAACGTGTTAAATCGTTATTGTGCATCGGGAAATCAGATTATGAGGTTGTTGGAATCTGGGGCATGGGCGGTATAGGAAAAACAACAATCGCCGAGGCAGTTTTCAACCAAATTTCTGGACAGTTTGAAGGGAACTGTTTCATTGCAAATGTTAGAGAGGAATCTAAAAGATGTGGAGGATTGGTTCATCTACGAAAAAAGGTTCTTTCTCAAATATTAGAGGAAGAATATGTAGATTTTGGCACACCAAACATATCGCAATTTATGAAAAGCAGACTCAAACGTAAAAAAGTTCTTATTGTTTTAGATGATGTCAACACTTTGAATCAATTACAAACTTTGGCAAAACAACTTGATGGATTTGGTCCAGGAAGTAGAATAATTATAACAACTAGAGACAAACGATTGCTTCGTAATTGTGGAGTGAATAAGATATATGAAGTTGAGGCTTTCAACAATCATGAAGCTCGAAAGCTCTTTTGTAAATATGCCTTCAAGCAAGACAATCCTCATAAAGATCTTATGGTGTTTGTTGACAAAGTAGTAAGTTATGCTAAAGGGAATCCTTTGGCTCTTAAAGTGATGGGTGCCTCTCTATATCAGAAGACGATACAAGACTGGGAAAGTGCATTGAATAAGCTAAATAAAGTCTCCGATCctgatattcaaaatttattgaaaCTTAGTTACGATGGACTAAACAAGGAGGAGAAGGAAATATTTCTTGATATTGCATGCTTTTTCAAAGGAAGTGGAAGAGATATTGTCACACGAATACTAGATGGATGTTACTTTGCTGCAGAATTTGGACTTAGTGTGCTCATTGACAAGTCTCTCATAACAATATCATCACTTGACACAATCAATATGCATGATTTATTGCAAGAATTGGGTCATGAACTTGTTCGTCAAGAATCATTCAGTCAGCCAGGGAAACGTAGTAGGTTGCACAATCAGAAAGATGTTTGTCTTGTATTGCGGAGAAATATG GGCACGGAAGCAGTAAAAAGCATATTTTTGAATATGTCAGAAATGAAGGGCATGCATATCAATTCTCCGATCTTTGAGAATATATGGAATCTTAGATTTCTAAAATTCTACGATGTACCAAACTACATCTCTAAAGTGCATTGCCCAAATCATCTTCCTGATGGAATGAGATATCTCCATTGGGATGGATATCCTTCTAAAGCACTGCCATCAAGTTTTAATTCAGAAAAACTTGTTGAACTTCACCTTTGTGGAAGCAAGCTTAAACAACTTTGGGATGGAGCAATG GATGTCCCAAATTTAAGACGGCTTGATCTTTCTGGATCTCAGCACCTGACTAGGATCCCAGAGTTCTCAAATGCCCCGTGTTTAGAGTGTGTAAACCTTCAATCATGCAAAAACTTGCTTGACAGTGGCTCTTCTTTCCAACATCTGGAAGGCCTTCGTTTGCTGTCtctatatttttgtgaaaagttCAGGAGCTTTCCAAAGCTTGCAGGCAATATAGAGAACTTATATTTACTTGGGGCTGCAATAGAAGAAGTTCCCTCATCAATTGAGAGTCTAACAAAGCTTTCAACTTTAGATCTCTCAAATTGTGCAATGCTCAAGCAAATTTCACCTAACATTTTCAAACTGAAATCTCTTCGCTCACTATTTTTTGGGGGTTGCTCCAACCTTGAGATTTTTCCAGAAATCCCGGAGACATTGGAAAGTCTGAAAGAACTCGATCTGTCTGACACAGCAATTAAAGAGCTACCCCTTTCCATTGAAAATCTGATTAGGCTCTCAAAATTACACATGCGCTGGTGCAAAAGTCTTGAGACGCTTCCAAGCAGCATTTGTAATTTGAGATCTCTAGCCTATCTTGATATCACTAATTGTTCAAAGCTGAACAAATTGCCAGAAAATTTGGGGAACCTAAAATCTTTGGTATATCTCTTCGCATTTGGAACTACCATTTGTCGACTACCATCCTCTTTGACATTTTTGGAGAAACTTGAAGGATTGGATTGTTCTGGATTGAGAGGGTTAACATTGCCTCCTAAGTTAGGATTATTACACTCTTTAACACAACTAAATTTAAAGGATTGCAATGTGATTGAAGTTCCTGAAGACATTGGTTGTTTATCCTCACTGGGAGAATTAGATCTCAGCGGAAATGACTTTGAAAGTCTACCAAAAAGCATCAAGCAACTTTCTAGGTTGAGGTGGCTTTATTTAAACAATTGTGAAATGCTTCAGTCATTAACTGAGCTTCCATCGGGTCTGTTACACATGGAAGCAGTGAATTGCAAGCAGCTCCAGTCATTGCCAGACGCATCCTATTTTGCAGAATCAGTGATTGCATGTGGTTCTTATGGAGGAAGATTAAATTTCATGTTTACTTATTGCATGAACCTTGATCAAAAACTATTAAGCAAAGTTTTAAAAGAGTCATTATTAATAATTCAATCTCAAAAG GAATTTATAGAAAAAGTTCATGTCAACGTTACTTATTCTGGAA CAGAGGTAGAAGCGGTGGTCTAA
- the LOC127804878 gene encoding TMV resistance protein N-like isoform X1, translating to MGASSSTCSSFMSTNDGAKYDLFVSFSGQDIRDSFRSHFCKALSRENIHFFVDDKLKRGDEIWPALSRALEESRISVVIFSKDYPSSKLCLHELVKILECKKTNEQIVIPVFYQVNPSDVRSFGDAFINHENISEDEKQLWRAALTEASNLPGFDSSKIRPESKLIDEIIKDISDKLKDISPSSNPKGLIGIDSRIERVKSLLCIGKSDYEVVGIWGMGGIGKTTIAEAVFNQISGQFEGNCFIANVREESKRCGGLVHLRKKVLSQILEEEYVDFGTPNISQFMKSRLKRKKVLIVLDDVNTLNQLQTLAKQLDGFGPGSRIIITTRDKRLLRNCGVNKIYEVEAFNNHEARKLFCKYAFKQDNPHKDLMVFVDKVVSYAKGNPLALKVMGASLYQKTIQDWESALNKLNKVSDPDIQNLLKLSYDGLNKEEKEIFLDIACFFKGSGRDIVTRILDGCYFAAEFGLSVLIDKSLITISSLDTINMHDLLQELGHELVRQESFSQPGKRSRLHNQKDVCLVLRRNMGTEAVKSIFLNMSEMKGMHINSPIFENIWNLRFLKFYDVPNYISKVHCPNHLPDGMRYLHWDGYPSKALPSSFNSEKLVELHLCGSKLKQLWDGAMDVPNLRRLDLSGSQHLTRIPEFSNAPCLECVNLQSCKNLLDSGSSFQHLEGLRLLSLYFCEKFRSFPKLAGNIENLYLLGAAIEEVPSSIESLTKLSTLDLSNCAMLKQISPNIFKLKSLRSLFFGGCSNLEIFPEIPETLESLKELDLSDTAIKELPLSIENLIRLSKLHMRWCKSLETLPSSICNLRSLAYLDITNCSKLNKLPENLGNLKSLVYLFAFGTTICRLPSSLTFLEKLEGLDCSGLRGLTLPPKLGLLHSLTQLNLKDCNVIEVPEDIGCLSSLGELDLSGNDFESLPKSIKQLSRLRWLYLNNCEMLQSLTELPSGLLHMEAVNCKQLQSLPDASYFAESVIACGSYGGRLNFMFTYCMNLDQKLLSKVLKESLLIIQSQKEFIEKVHVNVTYSGSKVPQLFTSKNFGSSINVQLPLHSWSSRKLRGFALCAVLMIEEFCTKPYVDVFYECEIGTSQGDTFKFGDSLVVRYEAYWKKEISCLDYVVFGYHDCSHQVKFCTGDYTTFSLEFTPNHECIVKYCGLQPIFVEPVISLDQFGANVFPNKEFNTTNQDYEETMVEALTKTKLFLVEADTSARGSGYKSSEEKLEPHQNGRSAQHVNNKVSLHGKGVGLLHCCCWSFVGGLCVFGLLGLLMLHLSTVCEIYLSYHAQNQ from the exons ATGGGCGCTTCCTCATCAACTTGTTCATCTTTCATGTCCACCAATGATGGAGCAAAGTATGATCTCTTTGTTAGTTTCAGCGGTCAAGATATCCGAGACAGTTTTAGAAGTCATTTTTGCAAAGCTTTGTCTCGTGAAAACATACACTTCTTCGTTGATGACAAACTCAAGAGAGGTGATGAAATCTGGCCAGCACTTTCAAGAGCACTTGAAGAATCAAGAATTTCGGTAGTCATTTTTTCGAAAGACTATCCTTCGTCAAAATTGTGCTTGCATGAACTtgtaaaaattcttgaatgtaAGAAGACAAATGAGCAAATTGTTATACCTGTCTTCTATCAAGTAAATCCATCTGATGTGCGAAGTTTTGGGGATGCTTTTATTAACCATGAAAATATATCTGAAGATGAGAAGCAATTATGGAGAGCTGCCTTGACTGAAGCATCCAATCTACCAGGATTTGATTCCTCAAAAATTAG GCCTGAATCCAAACTTATAGATGAAATTATTAAAGATATCTcagataaattgaaagatataTCGCCCTCAAGCAATCCAAAAGGCTTAATTGGAATAGATTCACGTATTGAACGTGTTAAATCGTTATTGTGCATCGGGAAATCAGATTATGAGGTTGTTGGAATCTGGGGCATGGGCGGTATAGGAAAAACAACAATCGCCGAGGCAGTTTTCAACCAAATTTCTGGACAGTTTGAAGGGAACTGTTTCATTGCAAATGTTAGAGAGGAATCTAAAAGATGTGGAGGATTGGTTCATCTACGAAAAAAGGTTCTTTCTCAAATATTAGAGGAAGAATATGTAGATTTTGGCACACCAAACATATCGCAATTTATGAAAAGCAGACTCAAACGTAAAAAAGTTCTTATTGTTTTAGATGATGTCAACACTTTGAATCAATTACAAACTTTGGCAAAACAACTTGATGGATTTGGTCCAGGAAGTAGAATAATTATAACAACTAGAGACAAACGATTGCTTCGTAATTGTGGAGTGAATAAGATATATGAAGTTGAGGCTTTCAACAATCATGAAGCTCGAAAGCTCTTTTGTAAATATGCCTTCAAGCAAGACAATCCTCATAAAGATCTTATGGTGTTTGTTGACAAAGTAGTAAGTTATGCTAAAGGGAATCCTTTGGCTCTTAAAGTGATGGGTGCCTCTCTATATCAGAAGACGATACAAGACTGGGAAAGTGCATTGAATAAGCTAAATAAAGTCTCCGATCctgatattcaaaatttattgaaaCTTAGTTACGATGGACTAAACAAGGAGGAGAAGGAAATATTTCTTGATATTGCATGCTTTTTCAAAGGAAGTGGAAGAGATATTGTCACACGAATACTAGATGGATGTTACTTTGCTGCAGAATTTGGACTTAGTGTGCTCATTGACAAGTCTCTCATAACAATATCATCACTTGACACAATCAATATGCATGATTTATTGCAAGAATTGGGTCATGAACTTGTTCGTCAAGAATCATTCAGTCAGCCAGGGAAACGTAGTAGGTTGCACAATCAGAAAGATGTTTGTCTTGTATTGCGGAGAAATATG GGCACGGAAGCAGTAAAAAGCATATTTTTGAATATGTCAGAAATGAAGGGCATGCATATCAATTCTCCGATCTTTGAGAATATATGGAATCTTAGATTTCTAAAATTCTACGATGTACCAAACTACATCTCTAAAGTGCATTGCCCAAATCATCTTCCTGATGGAATGAGATATCTCCATTGGGATGGATATCCTTCTAAAGCACTGCCATCAAGTTTTAATTCAGAAAAACTTGTTGAACTTCACCTTTGTGGAAGCAAGCTTAAACAACTTTGGGATGGAGCAATG GATGTCCCAAATTTAAGACGGCTTGATCTTTCTGGATCTCAGCACCTGACTAGGATCCCAGAGTTCTCAAATGCCCCGTGTTTAGAGTGTGTAAACCTTCAATCATGCAAAAACTTGCTTGACAGTGGCTCTTCTTTCCAACATCTGGAAGGCCTTCGTTTGCTGTCtctatatttttgtgaaaagttCAGGAGCTTTCCAAAGCTTGCAGGCAATATAGAGAACTTATATTTACTTGGGGCTGCAATAGAAGAAGTTCCCTCATCAATTGAGAGTCTAACAAAGCTTTCAACTTTAGATCTCTCAAATTGTGCAATGCTCAAGCAAATTTCACCTAACATTTTCAAACTGAAATCTCTTCGCTCACTATTTTTTGGGGGTTGCTCCAACCTTGAGATTTTTCCAGAAATCCCGGAGACATTGGAAAGTCTGAAAGAACTCGATCTGTCTGACACAGCAATTAAAGAGCTACCCCTTTCCATTGAAAATCTGATTAGGCTCTCAAAATTACACATGCGCTGGTGCAAAAGTCTTGAGACGCTTCCAAGCAGCATTTGTAATTTGAGATCTCTAGCCTATCTTGATATCACTAATTGTTCAAAGCTGAACAAATTGCCAGAAAATTTGGGGAACCTAAAATCTTTGGTATATCTCTTCGCATTTGGAACTACCATTTGTCGACTACCATCCTCTTTGACATTTTTGGAGAAACTTGAAGGATTGGATTGTTCTGGATTGAGAGGGTTAACATTGCCTCCTAAGTTAGGATTATTACACTCTTTAACACAACTAAATTTAAAGGATTGCAATGTGATTGAAGTTCCTGAAGACATTGGTTGTTTATCCTCACTGGGAGAATTAGATCTCAGCGGAAATGACTTTGAAAGTCTACCAAAAAGCATCAAGCAACTTTCTAGGTTGAGGTGGCTTTATTTAAACAATTGTGAAATGCTTCAGTCATTAACTGAGCTTCCATCGGGTCTGTTACACATGGAAGCAGTGAATTGCAAGCAGCTCCAGTCATTGCCAGACGCATCCTATTTTGCAGAATCAGTGATTGCATGTGGTTCTTATGGAGGAAGATTAAATTTCATGTTTACTTATTGCATGAACCTTGATCAAAAACTATTAAGCAAAGTTTTAAAAGAGTCATTATTAATAATTCAATCTCAAAAG GAATTTATAGAAAAAGTTCATGTCAACGTTACTTATTCTGGAAGTAAGGTTCCTCAATTGTTCACCTCTAAAAATTTTGGATCTTCCATAAATGTTCAACTGCCTCTACATAGTTGGAGTAGTCGTAAGCTTAGAGGATTTGCTTTATGCGCTGTTCTCATGATTGAGGAATTTTGCACTAAACCATATGTGGATGTCTTTTATGAGTGTGAAATTGGAACAAGTCAAGGTGACACATTTAAATTTGGTGATAGTTTGGTTGTTCGTTATGAGGCATATTGGAAGAAAGAAATATCTTGCCTAGATTATGTGGTATTTGGATATCATGACTGTTCACATCAAGTTAAGTTTTGTACTGGTGATTATACAACTTTTTCACTTGAGTTTACCCCAAATCATGAATGCATAGTAAAATATTGTGGGCTACAACCAATATTTGTCGAGCCGGTAATTTCTCTTGACCAATTTGGTGCCAATGTATTCCCAAATAAGGAATTTAATACCACCAATCAAGATTACGAGGAAACAATGGTAGAAGCACTCACTAAAACTAAATTGTTCCTAGTTGAGGCTGACACAAGTGCAAGAGGAAGTGGTTACAAATCGAGTGAGGAGAAACTGGAACCTCATCAAAATGGTAGATCAGCACAACATGTCAACAACAAAGTATCTCTTCATGGGAAAGGAGTTGGTTTATTGCACTGTTGTTGTTGGAGTTTCGTTGGTGGACTTTGTGTTTTTGGGCTACTGGGACTTCTTATGCTTCATCTATCAACTGTGTGTGAAATTTATTTGTCATATCATGCACAAAATCAGTGA
- the LOC127804586 gene encoding 21 kDa seed protein-like — protein MKASLSVAFMIFSLLLAFTTKTLLVLGAQAQLYPVIDIDGDMVVAGAEYYLMEWTGGAKSVNGGLDLSDRGRHQTCPLDVFRHTTHTFGRALTFSPAVETQENVIYQSSDLNIKFTGAPPICNNTTTAVWKVDSYDEKFGKWFITTNGVEGNPGAETLLNWFQFENLTTEAKHAYRIVHSPGGVCETWPHLSSNLGVYETDDGILWLIFHIRKDFLGLFPL, from the exons ATGAAGGCTTCATTATCTGTAGCTTTTATGatcttctctcttctccttGCTTTTACCACGAAAACATTGCTAGTACTGGGGGCTCAGGCTCAGCTTTATCCGGTGATTGACATAGATGGCGACATGGTCGTCGCCGGTGCTGAATATTACCTCATGGAGTGGACAGGAGGAGCAAAGTCCGTCAACGGTGGTCTTGATCTCTCTGATCGTGGAAGACACCAAACCTGTCCTTTGGATGTCTTCCGTCATACCACCCACACGTTTGGCCGTGCACTAACGTTTTCACCTGCAGTCGAAACCCAAGAAAATGTCATCTACCAATCCTCTGATCTCAACATCAAATTCACCGGTGCACCACCCATCTGCAATAACACCACAACAGCAGTGTGGAAGGTCGACAGCTACGATGAAAAGTTTGGGAAATGGTTTATAACGACCAACGGAGTTGAAGGAAACCCGGGAGCCGAGACGTTGCTTAACTGGTTTCAATTTGAGAATCTAACTACTGAAGCTAAGCATGCTTACAGAATTGTTCATTCTCCTGGTGGGGTTTGCGAGACATGGCCACATTTAAGCAGCAATCTTGGTGTTTATGAGACTGATGATGGAATT TTGTGGCTGATCTtccacatcagaaaagattTTCTTGGATTGTTTCCGCTTTGA
- the LOC127804878 gene encoding disease resistance protein RPV1-like isoform X3, translating into MGASSSTCSSFMSTNDGAKYDLFVSFSGQDIRDSFRSHFCKALSRENIHFFVDDKLKRGDEIWPALSRALEESRISVVIFSKDYPSSKLCLHELVKILECKKTNEQIVIPVFYQVNPSDVRSFGDAFINHENISEDEKQLWRAALTEASNLPGFDSSKIRPESKLIDEIIKDISDKLKDISPSSNPKGLIGIDSRIERVKSLLCIGKSDYEVVGIWGMGGIGKTTIAEAVFNQISGQFEGNCFIANVREESKRCGGLVHLRKKVLSQILEEEYVDFGTPNISQFMKSRLKRKKVLIVLDDVNTLNQLQTLAKQLDGFGPGSRIIITTRDKRLLRNCGVNKIYEVEAFNNHEARKLFCKYAFKQDNPHKDLMVFVDKVVSYAKGNPLALKVMGASLYQKTIQDWESALNKLNKVSDPDIQNLLKLSYDGLNKEEKEIFLDIACFFKGSGRDIVTRILDGCYFAAEFGLSVLIDKSLITISSLDTINMHDLLQELGHELVRQESFSQPGKRSRLHNQKDVCLVLRRNMGTEAVKSIFLNMSEMKGMHINSPIFENIWNLRFLKFYDVPNYISKVHCPNHLPDGMRYLHWDGYPSKALPSSFNSEKLVELHLCGSKLKQLWDGAMDVPNLRRLDLSGSQHLTRIPEFSNAPCLECVNLQSCKNLLDSGSSFQHLEGLRLLSLYFCEKFRSFPKLAGNIENLYLLGAAIEEVPSSIESLTKLSTLDLSNCAMLKQISPNIFKLKSLRSLFFGGCSNLEIFPEIPETLESLKELDLSDTAIKELPLSIENLIRLSKLHMRWCKSLETLPSSICNLRSLAYLDITNCSKLNKLPENLGNLKSLVYLFAFGTTICRLPSSLTFLEKLEGLDCSGLRGLTLPPKLGLLHSLTQLNLKDCNVIEVPEDIGCLSSLGELDLSGNDFESLPKSIKQLSRLRWLYLNNCEMLQSLTELPSGLLHMEAVNCKQLQSLPDASYFAESVIACGSYGGRLNFMFTYCMNLDQKLLSKVLKESLLIIQSQKEFIEKVHVNVTYSGKVEAVV; encoded by the exons ATGGGCGCTTCCTCATCAACTTGTTCATCTTTCATGTCCACCAATGATGGAGCAAAGTATGATCTCTTTGTTAGTTTCAGCGGTCAAGATATCCGAGACAGTTTTAGAAGTCATTTTTGCAAAGCTTTGTCTCGTGAAAACATACACTTCTTCGTTGATGACAAACTCAAGAGAGGTGATGAAATCTGGCCAGCACTTTCAAGAGCACTTGAAGAATCAAGAATTTCGGTAGTCATTTTTTCGAAAGACTATCCTTCGTCAAAATTGTGCTTGCATGAACTtgtaaaaattcttgaatgtaAGAAGACAAATGAGCAAATTGTTATACCTGTCTTCTATCAAGTAAATCCATCTGATGTGCGAAGTTTTGGGGATGCTTTTATTAACCATGAAAATATATCTGAAGATGAGAAGCAATTATGGAGAGCTGCCTTGACTGAAGCATCCAATCTACCAGGATTTGATTCCTCAAAAATTAG GCCTGAATCCAAACTTATAGATGAAATTATTAAAGATATCTcagataaattgaaagatataTCGCCCTCAAGCAATCCAAAAGGCTTAATTGGAATAGATTCACGTATTGAACGTGTTAAATCGTTATTGTGCATCGGGAAATCAGATTATGAGGTTGTTGGAATCTGGGGCATGGGCGGTATAGGAAAAACAACAATCGCCGAGGCAGTTTTCAACCAAATTTCTGGACAGTTTGAAGGGAACTGTTTCATTGCAAATGTTAGAGAGGAATCTAAAAGATGTGGAGGATTGGTTCATCTACGAAAAAAGGTTCTTTCTCAAATATTAGAGGAAGAATATGTAGATTTTGGCACACCAAACATATCGCAATTTATGAAAAGCAGACTCAAACGTAAAAAAGTTCTTATTGTTTTAGATGATGTCAACACTTTGAATCAATTACAAACTTTGGCAAAACAACTTGATGGATTTGGTCCAGGAAGTAGAATAATTATAACAACTAGAGACAAACGATTGCTTCGTAATTGTGGAGTGAATAAGATATATGAAGTTGAGGCTTTCAACAATCATGAAGCTCGAAAGCTCTTTTGTAAATATGCCTTCAAGCAAGACAATCCTCATAAAGATCTTATGGTGTTTGTTGACAAAGTAGTAAGTTATGCTAAAGGGAATCCTTTGGCTCTTAAAGTGATGGGTGCCTCTCTATATCAGAAGACGATACAAGACTGGGAAAGTGCATTGAATAAGCTAAATAAAGTCTCCGATCctgatattcaaaatttattgaaaCTTAGTTACGATGGACTAAACAAGGAGGAGAAGGAAATATTTCTTGATATTGCATGCTTTTTCAAAGGAAGTGGAAGAGATATTGTCACACGAATACTAGATGGATGTTACTTTGCTGCAGAATTTGGACTTAGTGTGCTCATTGACAAGTCTCTCATAACAATATCATCACTTGACACAATCAATATGCATGATTTATTGCAAGAATTGGGTCATGAACTTGTTCGTCAAGAATCATTCAGTCAGCCAGGGAAACGTAGTAGGTTGCACAATCAGAAAGATGTTTGTCTTGTATTGCGGAGAAATATG GGCACGGAAGCAGTAAAAAGCATATTTTTGAATATGTCAGAAATGAAGGGCATGCATATCAATTCTCCGATCTTTGAGAATATATGGAATCTTAGATTTCTAAAATTCTACGATGTACCAAACTACATCTCTAAAGTGCATTGCCCAAATCATCTTCCTGATGGAATGAGATATCTCCATTGGGATGGATATCCTTCTAAAGCACTGCCATCAAGTTTTAATTCAGAAAAACTTGTTGAACTTCACCTTTGTGGAAGCAAGCTTAAACAACTTTGGGATGGAGCAATG GATGTCCCAAATTTAAGACGGCTTGATCTTTCTGGATCTCAGCACCTGACTAGGATCCCAGAGTTCTCAAATGCCCCGTGTTTAGAGTGTGTAAACCTTCAATCATGCAAAAACTTGCTTGACAGTGGCTCTTCTTTCCAACATCTGGAAGGCCTTCGTTTGCTGTCtctatatttttgtgaaaagttCAGGAGCTTTCCAAAGCTTGCAGGCAATATAGAGAACTTATATTTACTTGGGGCTGCAATAGAAGAAGTTCCCTCATCAATTGAGAGTCTAACAAAGCTTTCAACTTTAGATCTCTCAAATTGTGCAATGCTCAAGCAAATTTCACCTAACATTTTCAAACTGAAATCTCTTCGCTCACTATTTTTTGGGGGTTGCTCCAACCTTGAGATTTTTCCAGAAATCCCGGAGACATTGGAAAGTCTGAAAGAACTCGATCTGTCTGACACAGCAATTAAAGAGCTACCCCTTTCCATTGAAAATCTGATTAGGCTCTCAAAATTACACATGCGCTGGTGCAAAAGTCTTGAGACGCTTCCAAGCAGCATTTGTAATTTGAGATCTCTAGCCTATCTTGATATCACTAATTGTTCAAAGCTGAACAAATTGCCAGAAAATTTGGGGAACCTAAAATCTTTGGTATATCTCTTCGCATTTGGAACTACCATTTGTCGACTACCATCCTCTTTGACATTTTTGGAGAAACTTGAAGGATTGGATTGTTCTGGATTGAGAGGGTTAACATTGCCTCCTAAGTTAGGATTATTACACTCTTTAACACAACTAAATTTAAAGGATTGCAATGTGATTGAAGTTCCTGAAGACATTGGTTGTTTATCCTCACTGGGAGAATTAGATCTCAGCGGAAATGACTTTGAAAGTCTACCAAAAAGCATCAAGCAACTTTCTAGGTTGAGGTGGCTTTATTTAAACAATTGTGAAATGCTTCAGTCATTAACTGAGCTTCCATCGGGTCTGTTACACATGGAAGCAGTGAATTGCAAGCAGCTCCAGTCATTGCCAGACGCATCCTATTTTGCAGAATCAGTGATTGCATGTGGTTCTTATGGAGGAAGATTAAATTTCATGTTTACTTATTGCATGAACCTTGATCAAAAACTATTAAGCAAAGTTTTAAAAGAGTCATTATTAATAATTCAATCTCAAAAG GAATTTATAGAAAAAGTTCATGTCAACGTTACTTATTCTGGAA AGGTAGAAGCGGTGGTCTAA